A window of the Eleutherodactylus coqui strain aEleCoq1 chromosome 8, aEleCoq1.hap1, whole genome shotgun sequence genome harbors these coding sequences:
- the FTCD gene encoding formimidoyltransferase-cyclodeaminase: MSESMSKLVECVPNFSEGRNKEVIDALAAAISGTAGCRLLDVDPGSSTNRTVYTFVGTPEAVVEGALNASRVAFKMIDMSKHKGEHPRMGALDVCPFIPVRNVTMAECVSCANNFAEKLVNELHVPIYLYAEAARSESRRTLPAVRAGEYEALPTKLQNPDWRPDFGEPVFVPNWGATATGARKFLIAYNINLLTTKELAHRIALNIREGGRGKSQPGRLKKVQAIGWYLEEENLAQVSANILDYEITPIHMVYEETRKDAKELNLPILGSQLVGLVPLQALLTAAEYYIKEENLFILEEEHKVRLVINRLGLDSLAPFEPRKRIIEYLVQDDLSGALITQTLKGFVHSVGARTATPGGGSVSAAVSAMGAALGCMVGQMTYGKRQYESLDGVMRELIPPFHRAVDQFLSLVDSDSNAFGSYMAALKLPKDTVEEQQKRYQALQNGLKEAICVPLSLAEKISTLWKPLLELAKHGNTSCISDLQVAAKALETGVFGAYFNVFINLREIKDEEFKCQTQKRVSHLLDEAMKSVESVLQLCEERNLNLTK, translated from the exons ATGAGTGAAAGCATGTCCAAACTGGTGGAATGTGTCCCTAACTTCTCAGAAGGAAGAAACAAAGAG GTTATTGATGCACTGGCAGCAGCTATTTCTGGGACTGCAGGATGTCGATTATTGGATGTGGACCCTGGTTCATCCACCAACAGAACAGTGTACACCTTTGTGGGTACCCCAGAGGCAGTTGTTGAAGGGGCATTAAATGCATCACGTGTTGCTTTTAAGATGATTGATATGAGTAAACACAAAG GAGAACATCCTCGTATGGGTGCTCTGGATGTGTGTCCCTTTATTCCTGTCCGAAATGTGACCATGGCCGAATGTGTCTCCTGCGCAAACAACTTTGCTGAAAAACTGGTGAATGAACTGCATGTCCCAA TATATCTTTATGCTGAGGCAGCACGCTCTGAAAGTCGAAGGACGCTGCCCGCTGTGAGAGCTGGAGAGTATGAAGCTCTTCCCACAAAG TTGCAAAATCCAGATTGGAGACCAGATTTTGGGGAACCAGTTTTTGTTCCAAACTGGGGGGCAACTGCGACAGGAGCCCGTAAATTTCTTATAGCATACAATATAAATCTATTGACTACTAAAGAATTAGCTCATCGGATAGCGCTTAATATTAGAGAAGGCGGTCGCGGGAAAAGTCAG CCTGGGCGACTCAAAAAAGTTCAGGCAATTGGTTGGTATCTGGAAGAGGAGAATCTGGCACAAGTGTCCGCAAATATATTGGATTATGAGATTACACCTATTCACATGGTGTATGAAGAAACACGTAAAGATGCCAAG GAGCTAAACCTTCCAATTCTTGGCTCACAATTGGTGGGTTTAGTACCCCTTCAAGCATTATTGACTGCTGCCGAATATTATATTAAAGAGGAAAACTTGTTCATTTTGGAAGAAGAACACAAAGTTCGACTG GTTATCAACAGACTTGGCTTGGACTCCCTGGCTCCTTTTGAACCCCGGAAAAGAATTATTGA GTATCTTGTCCAAGATGACTTGTCTGGGGCACTTATCACACAGACCTTAAAAGGGTTTGTGCACAGTGTTGGAGCACGGACTGCTACCCCTGGAGGGGGCTCAGTATCTGCCGCCGTGTCAGCAATG GGGGCAGCACTGGGATGTATGGTGGGGCAGATGACTTATGGAAAACGTCAATATGAATCCTTGGATGGAGTGATGAGAGAGTTGATTCCTCCTTTTCATCGTGCAGTCGACCAGTTTTTATCGCTTGTCGATTCAGACTCTAATGCATTTGGAAGCtatatg GCTGCTCTAAAGCTTCCTAAAGACACTGTAGAAGAGCAACAGAA ACGTTATCAGGCTCTGCAGAACGGCCTGAAGGAGGCAATATGTGTGCCCTTAAGTTTGGCTGAGAAAATAAGTACTTTGTGGAAGCCACTGTTAGAGCTTGCCAAACATGGCAATACATCATGTATATCAGACTTGCAG GTGGCAGCTAAAGCTCTAGAGACTGGAGTGTTTGGGGCTTATTTCAATGTTTTCATCAACCTCAGAGAGATCAAAGATGAAGAATTTAAATGTCAG ACGCAGAAGAGGGTTTCCCACCTGTTGGATGAGGCAATGAAGTCTGTTGAATCTGTGCTGCAACTTTGCGAGGAACGAAACTTAAATTTAACAAAATAA